The following are encoded together in the Streptomyces tsukubensis genome:
- a CDS encoding HAMP domain-containing protein: MRSLRDGDFTARVREVPDDPTAAELTAVFHQIADRNRHLADELTRVRREVVRHGRLDERLAASPGQGSWTTCVYDGNTLLDALVAPAANATRVLDAVAGGDLTQRVDLHDGTRQLRGDLRRLGRAVNAMVDQLSLFTGEVSRVAREVGTEGRLSGRAKVRGLSGSWREVTESVNTMASRLTAQVRDIAAVTTAVARGDLTRTVTVEATGELLELKLTVNTMVDQLSAFADEVTRVAREVGTEGNLGGRATVRGVSGVWKDLTDDVNFMASNLTSQVRDIARVTTAVANGDLSKKITVDARGEILELKTTVNTMVEQLRAFADEVTRVAREVGTDGRLGGRARVHGVTGLWKDLTNNVNYMAENLTSQVRNIAQVATAVAQGDLSKKIDVDARGEILELKTTINTMVDTLSSFSSEVTRVAREVGSEGRLGGQARVEGVHGTWKRLTTNVNELALNLTTQVRALAEVASSVAQGDMSRSITVETRGEVSELKDNINLMVSNLRETRAKDWLESNLARLAALMQGHRDLMEVADLILRELTPLVNAQYGAFFLADPDGAGTALCPAAPAEGLAFIAGYGAAQDATVDTAAMPVHGLVRQAALERKRILVEEAPPDYITINSGLGEAAPASVIIIPILFEDKLLGVIELASFSRFSDVHLAFFDQFVSTIGVAINTIIANSRTESLLGESQRLAIQLQERSDELQRQQGELRRSNAALEEKAALLATSSRYKSEFLANMSHELRTPLNSLLILARLLADNSDGRLSEQDVQFASTIHRSGADLLQLINDILDLSKIEAGRMDVRPKKLPLIKLLDYVHDTFRPVTLDRGLAFEVSVGENAPREMYSDEQRLQQVLRNLLSNAIKFTAHGKVELRVHRVENTEGRGADDLIAFVVRDTGIGIAAEKLPVIFEAFQQADGTTNRKYGGTGLGLSISRELAGLLGGRIVARSRPGEGSTFTLYVPVVHPGQGTDLSAAGLPTAAGRRAAEEMAAALEAAVANGPAERTRIPGQPEGPGRPERGEVSERNGEEATKGHAVGPASAPLLSPEQITTTEPEPGRTGCTDGEFDRADTRPFTVSGSEDDWPMPSKLESWTSGRAGDVLAGCRVLIVDDDIRNVFALTHVLGRVGMPVLYAENGREGIETLGRHPDVRLVLMDIMMPEMDGYQTIAAIRETPRWAKLPLVALTAKAMPGDREKSIACGANDYVPKPVDIDQLLTVVSALLDPEHEDAEQSAESPSLQEGDGAPADRTRRHPPSEAKDYDP; the protein is encoded by the coding sequence ATGCGCTCCCTGCGGGACGGCGACTTCACGGCGCGCGTACGGGAGGTACCGGACGACCCGACCGCCGCCGAACTGACCGCCGTCTTCCATCAGATCGCCGACCGCAACCGTCATCTCGCCGACGAACTCACCCGCGTACGCAGGGAAGTCGTACGCCACGGCAGGCTCGACGAACGGCTGGCGGCAAGCCCGGGGCAGGGCTCCTGGACGACGTGTGTGTACGACGGCAACACTCTGCTCGACGCGCTGGTGGCGCCCGCGGCCAACGCCACGAGAGTCCTGGACGCGGTGGCGGGGGGCGATCTCACCCAGCGGGTGGATCTGCATGACGGCACCCGGCAGTTACGCGGCGACCTGAGGCGTCTGGGGCGGGCCGTCAACGCGATGGTCGACCAGTTGTCCCTGTTCACCGGTGAGGTGTCGCGGGTGGCCCGTGAGGTCGGCACGGAGGGACGGCTCAGCGGCCGGGCCAAGGTCCGCGGCCTCTCGGGAAGTTGGCGCGAGGTCACCGAGTCCGTGAACACCATGGCCTCGCGTCTCACCGCGCAGGTGCGGGACATCGCCGCGGTCACGACCGCGGTGGCGCGCGGCGATCTGACGAGGACCGTGACGGTCGAGGCGACGGGGGAACTGCTGGAGCTCAAACTCACCGTCAACACCATGGTCGACCAGCTCTCCGCCTTCGCCGACGAGGTCACCCGCGTCGCCCGCGAAGTCGGCACCGAGGGCAACCTCGGCGGCCGGGCCACCGTCCGAGGCGTGTCCGGCGTCTGGAAGGACCTCACCGACGACGTCAACTTCATGGCCTCGAACCTCACCTCGCAGGTCCGCGACATCGCCCGGGTCACCACCGCCGTCGCCAACGGCGACCTGTCGAAGAAGATCACCGTCGACGCGCGCGGCGAGATCCTGGAGCTGAAGACCACCGTCAACACGATGGTGGAGCAGCTGCGGGCCTTCGCCGACGAGGTGACGCGGGTGGCGCGCGAGGTCGGTACGGACGGCAGGCTCGGCGGTCGCGCCCGGGTCCACGGGGTCACAGGGCTGTGGAAGGACCTCACGAACAACGTCAATTACATGGCGGAGAACCTTACTTCGCAGGTCCGCAACATCGCTCAGGTGGCGACGGCCGTGGCGCAGGGCGATCTGTCGAAGAAGATCGACGTGGACGCGCGCGGCGAGATCCTGGAGCTGAAGACCACCATCAACACGATGGTCGACACGCTCTCCTCGTTCTCCTCCGAGGTGACACGCGTCGCCCGCGAGGTGGGCAGCGAGGGCCGGCTCGGCGGGCAGGCCAGGGTCGAGGGCGTCCACGGGACGTGGAAGCGGCTCACGACCAACGTGAACGAACTCGCGCTGAACCTGACCACCCAGGTGCGCGCCCTCGCCGAGGTCGCGTCCTCGGTGGCGCAGGGCGACATGTCGCGCTCCATCACCGTGGAGACGCGCGGCGAGGTGTCCGAGCTGAAGGACAACATCAATCTGATGGTCTCCAACCTGCGCGAGACCCGCGCCAAGGACTGGCTGGAGTCCAATCTCGCCAGGCTCGCGGCGCTGATGCAGGGCCACAGGGATCTGATGGAGGTAGCCGATCTGATCCTGCGCGAGCTGACGCCGCTGGTGAACGCGCAGTACGGGGCGTTCTTCCTGGCCGACCCCGACGGGGCCGGCACGGCGCTGTGCCCGGCCGCCCCCGCCGAGGGACTCGCGTTCATCGCCGGGTACGGCGCGGCGCAGGACGCCACCGTCGACACCGCGGCGATGCCGGTGCACGGGCTGGTGCGCCAGGCGGCGCTGGAGAGGAAGCGGATCCTCGTGGAGGAGGCGCCGCCGGACTACATCACGATCAATTCCGGGCTCGGCGAGGCCGCGCCGGCCAGCGTCATCATCATCCCGATCCTCTTCGAGGACAAGCTGCTCGGCGTGATCGAGCTGGCGTCGTTCTCCCGCTTCTCCGACGTGCACCTGGCCTTCTTCGACCAGTTCGTCAGCACCATCGGGGTGGCGATCAACACCATCATCGCCAACTCCCGCACGGAGTCACTGCTCGGCGAGTCCCAGCGGCTCGCCATCCAGCTCCAGGAGCGGTCCGACGAACTCCAGCGACAGCAGGGTGAGTTGCGGCGGTCCAACGCGGCTCTTGAGGAGAAGGCCGCGCTGCTCGCGACGTCCTCGCGGTACAAGTCGGAGTTCCTCGCCAACATGTCGCACGAGCTGCGCACCCCGCTCAACTCGCTGTTGATCCTCGCCCGGTTGCTGGCCGACAACTCGGACGGGCGGCTGAGCGAGCAGGACGTGCAGTTCGCCTCGACGATCCACCGCTCCGGCGCCGACCTGCTCCAGCTCATCAACGACATCCTCGACCTGTCGAAGATCGAGGCGGGCCGCATGGACGTACGGCCCAAGAAGCTCCCGCTCATCAAACTCCTCGACTACGTCCACGACACGTTCCGGCCCGTCACCCTCGACAGGGGGCTCGCCTTCGAGGTGTCGGTCGGCGAGAACGCGCCGCGCGAGATGTACTCCGACGAGCAGCGTCTGCAACAGGTGCTCCGTAATCTGCTCTCGAACGCCATCAAGTTCACCGCTCACGGCAAGGTCGAACTGCGGGTCCACCGGGTGGAGAACACCGAGGGGCGCGGCGCGGACGACCTGATCGCGTTCGTCGTCAGGGACACCGGTATCGGTATCGCGGCGGAGAAGCTTCCGGTGATCTTCGAGGCGTTCCAGCAGGCCGACGGCACGACCAACAGGAAGTACGGCGGCACGGGCCTGGGGCTCTCCATCAGCAGGGAGCTGGCGGGTCTGCTCGGCGGTCGCATCGTCGCGCGGAGCCGACCGGGCGAGGGCTCGACCTTCACCCTGTACGTGCCGGTGGTCCATCCCGGCCAGGGAACCGACCTGTCGGCGGCCGGGCTGCCGACGGCGGCCGGCCGTAGGGCCGCTGAGGAGATGGCCGCGGCCCTTGAGGCGGCCGTGGCCAACGGCCCGGCGGAGCGGACCAGGATTCCAGGACAGCCGGAGGGGCCGGGGCGGCCGGAGCGCGGCGAAGTGAGCGAAAGGAACGGCGAGGAGGCCACGAAAGGCCATGCAGTGGGCCCGGCCTCCGCCCCTCTCCTCAGCCCCGAGCAGATCACCACGACGGAGCCGGAACCTGGCCGAACCGGCTGTACCGACGGGGAGTTCGACCGGGCCGACACCCGGCCGTTCACCGTATCGGGCTCCGAGGACGACTGGCCCATGCCGAGCAAACTGGAATCCTGGACGTCCGGCAGGGCCGGCGACGTCCTGGCCGGGTGCCGGGTGTTGATCGTGGACGACGACATCCGCAATGTCTTCGCCCTCACCCACGTGCTGGGCCGGGTCGGCATGCCCGTGCTCTACGCGGAGAACGGCAGGGAGGGCATCGAGACACTGGGGCGCCACCCCGATGTCCGCCTGGTGCTGATGGACATCATGATGCCCGAGATGGACGGCTACCAGACGATCGCCGCCATCCGTGAGACGCCCAGGTGGGCGAAGCTGCCCCTGGTGGCCCTCACCGCCAAGGCCATGCCGGGCGACCGCGAGAAGTCCATCGCGTGCGGCGCCAACGACTACGTACCCAAACCCGTCGACATCGACCAGCTGCTCACCGTCGTCAGCGCGCTCCTGGACCCCGAGCACGAGGACGCAGAACAGTCCGCCGAGTCACCGAGTCTTCAGGAAGGGGACGGCGCGCCGGCCGACCGGACGCGCCGCCACCCGCCCAGTGAGGCGAAAGATTATGACCCTTGA